In the genome of Ensifer adhaerens, one region contains:
- a CDS encoding Protein N-acetyltransferase, RimJ/RimL family — translation MHKTAQSLGDLVYSRYDETIGRTISFRLLDKKEDAERLWRWMNQAHVVPQWKMAKPIEEIERYIDTNLADPHQDPFIGFIDGEPMSYWEAYWAKDDILGRYYPAEDKDRGWHMLVGEPAFFGRGNAPAIIRAFTRYLFLDDPATAKVVGEPSVQARRLLRYAPLCAFEEQGEIDLPDKRAKLMFCHRQRFIEQFGL, via the coding sequence ATGCATAAGACGGCGCAGTCTCTCGGCGATCTTGTCTATTCGCGCTACGACGAAACCATCGGCCGTACGATCAGCTTTCGCCTGCTCGACAAGAAGGAAGATGCGGAGCGTCTTTGGCGCTGGATGAACCAGGCGCATGTCGTGCCGCAATGGAAGATGGCCAAGCCGATCGAAGAGATCGAGCGTTATATCGACACCAATCTCGCCGATCCGCATCAGGATCCCTTCATCGGCTTCATCGACGGAGAGCCGATGAGCTACTGGGAAGCCTATTGGGCCAAGGACGACATTCTCGGCCGCTATTATCCCGCCGAGGACAAGGATCGGGGCTGGCACATGCTTGTCGGTGAACCGGCCTTTTTCGGACGCGGGAATGCGCCGGCCATTATTCGCGCCTTCACGCGCTACCTCTTTCTGGACGATCCGGCCACAGCCAAGGTCGTCGGCGAGCCGAGCGTCCAGGCGCGGCGTCTGCTGCGCTACGCGCCGCTCTGTGCCTTTGAAGAGCAGGGAGAAATCGATCTCCCCGACAAGCGAGCAAAGCTGATGTTTTGCCATCGGCAACGTTTCATCGAACAGTTTGGATTGTGA
- a CDS encoding lysine N6-hydroxylase has translation MTPYDIAGIGIGPFNLGLAALLSSHPEMSGVFLERKPSFRWHEGLILPGTTLQVPFMADLVTMVEPTHPLSFLNYLAAHDRLYRFYFYENFMIPREEYDHYCRWASQRLPSCRFGEPVADVTYSRDTQRFTVETKTEAGKMRRYEARNIALGIGTVPHLPQWARRETRAPLLHSSEFGKRRQELSKRRRVTVVGSGQSAAECVLALFSDLTPEAVAAGFSIHWITRSPGFFPMEYSKLGLEYFTPDYMRHFHRLGAEQRRQVVAGQDLLHKGISFSTIGEIFDLLYHRSAAGRNPGLTLTSNCAVETLEDTPLGFRLGIRHKDLGEGGFLETDAVIAATGYRHQWPAWLDAFKGEVLATDPKGDLIVGDDFRAARADDGAGAVFVQNAETFHHGVGSPDLGLGAFRNATIINQLLGRERYRVRSNVAFQNFGLPQDADSGAETTGESYERAF, from the coding sequence ATGACCCCCTACGACATCGCCGGCATCGGCATCGGCCCGTTCAATCTGGGACTGGCTGCGCTTCTGTCCTCGCACCCCGAAATGAGTGGCGTCTTTCTGGAAAGGAAGCCCAGCTTTCGCTGGCACGAAGGACTGATCCTGCCCGGCACGACGCTGCAGGTTCCGTTCATGGCGGATCTCGTCACCATGGTCGAGCCGACCCACCCCTTGAGCTTCCTCAACTATCTCGCCGCGCATGACCGCCTTTACCGGTTCTATTTCTACGAAAACTTCATGATCCCGCGCGAGGAATACGACCACTATTGCCGCTGGGCCTCGCAGCGTCTGCCGTCCTGCCGCTTCGGCGAGCCGGTCGCCGATGTGACCTACAGCCGCGACACGCAGCGCTTTACCGTCGAGACGAAAACCGAAGCCGGCAAGATGCGCCGCTACGAGGCCCGCAACATCGCGCTCGGGATCGGCACCGTGCCGCATCTGCCGCAATGGGCGCGGCGCGAGACGCGGGCACCGCTCCTGCATTCCAGCGAGTTTGGCAAGCGCCGGCAGGAGCTTTCCAAGCGTCGACGCGTCACGGTGGTCGGCTCGGGCCAAAGTGCGGCCGAATGCGTGCTGGCGCTGTTTTCCGATCTGACGCCGGAGGCCGTTGCGGCCGGTTTCTCGATCCATTGGATCACCCGCTCGCCCGGCTTTTTCCCCATGGAATATTCCAAGCTGGGTCTTGAGTATTTCACGCCCGACTACATGCGGCATTTCCATCGCCTGGGTGCCGAACAGCGCCGGCAGGTCGTCGCCGGTCAGGATCTTCTGCACAAGGGCATCAGCTTCTCGACCATCGGCGAGATCTTCGACCTGCTTTATCACCGCTCCGCCGCCGGCCGGAATCCGGGCCTGACGCTGACCTCCAATTGCGCGGTGGAAACGCTGGAGGACACGCCGCTGGGCTTCCGTCTCGGCATCCGCCACAAGGATCTGGGCGAAGGCGGCTTCCTGGAGACCGATGCGGTCATTGCGGCGACCGGATACCGCCACCAATGGCCTGCTTGGCTCGACGCGTTCAAGGGCGAGGTGCTGGCGACCGATCCGAAGGGCGATCTGATCGTCGGCGACGATTTCCGGGCGGCGCGTGCGGACGACGGCGCGGGCGCGGTTTTCGTGCAGAACGCCGAAACCTTCCATCATGGCGTCGGCTCACCCGATCTCGGGCTCGGCGCCTTCCGCAACGCCACGATCATCAACCAGCTGCTGGGCCGCGAGCGCTATCGCGTCCGGTCCAATGTCGCCTTTCAGAATTTCGGCTTGCCCCAGGATGCGGATAGCGGGGCGGAAACCACGGGAGAAAGCTATGAACGCGCCTTTTGA
- a CDS encoding Siderophore synthetase component codes for MNAPFDNRAARAFSAETWQGAASRLLAKVIEEFAYERVFDAIAEKPGHYRIEIGNVTIRFRAKRYVFDNLSIEPGSIVRQNADGVAPISDPLAFCAEFLPQLGVKPMTVAHFIKELGNTLLSDAHIAARADKTAADLAELDDIRMEGETTGHPWVTVSKGRIGLGYRDYLAFTPENRTAVRICWLGVSRERATFVAEEGLSNARLAEDAVGADLYRSFMETLADAGASADTHLLMPVHPWQWDHMIVPHFAADIAAGHIVFLGEGDDLYLPQQSVRTLSNVTRQEASTLKLCMTILNTAVYRGIPGKRALTAAPLTSWLDRLRANDAFLRETCGLALLGERAGMHYVHPQFATVEGAPYQFNEMLGCLWRDSLASHLNDGETGIPLAGLLHAGIDGRPVIEALAEKAGVTVEAWLALFFDAVIPPVYHLLCKHGLAFSAHGQNATLILEGGRPKRLALRDFVDDVIVCDLDFPETASLPDSVRSVLLRLPPDFLVHFIQTTLFICVFRYMSVLLDQRSGLTESVFWGLVRDAVLRYQRRFPELADRFEIFDLFADEYPRLCLNRVRLFTHGYADDDERPVPDFQGMVDNPLVAFLRQTNAA; via the coding sequence ATGAACGCGCCTTTTGACAACCGCGCCGCACGCGCCTTTTCGGCAGAGACCTGGCAGGGGGCCGCCTCGAGACTGCTGGCCAAGGTGATCGAGGAATTCGCCTACGAGCGCGTTTTCGACGCGATCGCCGAGAAGCCCGGTCACTATCGTATCGAGATCGGAAACGTCACCATCCGCTTCCGGGCGAAGCGCTACGTGTTCGACAATCTTTCGATCGAGCCAGGCAGCATCGTCAGGCAGAACGCGGATGGGGTGGCGCCGATCTCCGATCCCCTCGCCTTTTGCGCGGAGTTCCTGCCGCAACTCGGCGTGAAGCCCATGACGGTCGCCCACTTCATCAAGGAGCTTGGCAATACGCTGCTGTCTGACGCGCATATCGCAGCTCGCGCCGACAAGACCGCAGCAGATCTTGCGGAACTGGACGACATCCGGATGGAAGGTGAGACAACCGGCCATCCCTGGGTCACCGTCAGCAAGGGCCGCATCGGACTCGGTTACCGCGACTATCTGGCCTTTACCCCCGAAAACCGCACGGCGGTGAGGATTTGCTGGCTCGGGGTCAGCCGGGAGCGGGCGACCTTCGTCGCAGAGGAGGGTCTTTCCAATGCTCGGCTTGCCGAGGATGCGGTTGGAGCGGACCTCTATCGCAGCTTCATGGAAACGCTGGCGGACGCCGGGGCGTCAGCGGACACCCATCTTCTGATGCCGGTCCATCCCTGGCAATGGGATCATATGATCGTTCCCCATTTCGCGGCGGACATCGCTGCCGGGCATATCGTGTTTCTCGGTGAGGGCGACGATCTATATCTTCCCCAACAGTCGGTTCGGACGCTTTCCAACGTCACGCGGCAGGAGGCGTCGACGCTGAAGCTCTGCATGACCATCCTCAATACTGCCGTCTATCGCGGCATTCCCGGCAAGCGCGCGTTGACGGCTGCGCCATTGACCAGCTGGCTGGACCGGCTGCGGGCAAACGATGCCTTTCTCCGCGAGACATGCGGACTGGCTCTGCTCGGCGAGCGGGCCGGCATGCATTACGTCCATCCGCAATTCGCCACGGTGGAGGGCGCCCCCTATCAGTTCAACGAGATGCTCGGCTGCCTTTGGCGCGACAGTCTTGCCAGTCATCTGAACGACGGCGAGACAGGCATTCCTCTGGCAGGGCTTCTCCATGCCGGGATTGATGGTCGGCCGGTCATCGAGGCGTTGGCCGAGAAGGCGGGAGTGACGGTCGAGGCCTGGCTCGCCCTGTTTTTCGATGCGGTCATTCCGCCGGTCTATCACTTGCTTTGCAAGCACGGGCTGGCATTTTCCGCGCATGGTCAGAATGCGACACTGATTCTTGAGGGGGGAAGGCCCAAACGCCTGGCGCTCCGTGATTTCGTCGATGACGTGATCGTCTGCGACCTCGATTTTCCCGAGACGGCGAGCCTACCTGACTCCGTGCGATCCGTCCTTTTGAGACTGCCGCCAGATTTTCTCGTGCACTTCATCCAGACGACGCTGTTCATCTGCGTCTTCCGCTATATGTCGGTCCTGCTCGATCAGCGGTCGGGTCTGACGGAAAGTGTCTTCTGGGGGCTTGTTCGCGATGCGGTGCTCCGTTACCAGCGCCGCTTTCCGGAACTCGCGGATCGTTTCGAGATCTTCGATCTCTTCGCAGACGAATATCCGCGCCTGTGCCTCAATCGTGTTCGCCTGTTCACGCATGGCTATGCGGATGACGACGAACGGCCGGTTCCCGATTTTCAGGGCATGGTCGACAATCCTCTGGTCGCCTTCTTGCGGCAGACCAACGCGGCCTGA
- a CDS encoding AraC-type DNA-binding protein, whose translation MEIIRPLKLGAQTLSDSVSRIICRNILIDMLGEATVCVEGGNLSGLTGLYWRHVSLSLATIYLPRTRLTVQARGVMEQSVVILRPVEGPLEVRCRKRNIRVGRNDVIFTPADETMEIELLEGGRLDIAHLPAHSVATKDHVLKPLMLKPIEAGCLSLQLLTNYAGYMLRQDVQSLDDASMMVQHFYDLLPVLSQHMGDAPRPAIPQARIDSIKARIEENLSNSDYSVNEVAEAEGITPRAVQKFFSREGTTFSRYVLEQRLVIAKAMIIAEGAALPISQIAYRVGFNDLSYFNRTFRSRYGMKPSEWRKLAAGRDAETDPGRNA comes from the coding sequence ATGGAAATTATCCGACCTTTGAAACTGGGCGCTCAAACCTTGTCGGACAGCGTCAGCCGGATCATATGCCGCAACATTCTGATCGACATGCTGGGCGAGGCGACGGTCTGCGTGGAGGGTGGCAACCTTTCAGGCCTCACCGGCCTCTACTGGCGTCATGTTTCCCTGTCGCTGGCCACGATCTATCTGCCCAGAACACGATTGACCGTCCAGGCCCGCGGCGTCATGGAGCAAAGCGTCGTCATCCTGCGCCCCGTGGAGGGTCCGCTGGAAGTCCGGTGCCGGAAGCGAAACATACGTGTCGGGCGAAACGACGTGATCTTCACCCCGGCTGACGAAACGATGGAAATTGAACTTCTCGAGGGCGGACGGCTCGACATTGCGCATCTGCCCGCCCATTCGGTGGCAACCAAGGATCATGTCCTAAAGCCGCTGATGCTGAAGCCAATCGAGGCCGGCTGCCTGTCTCTGCAGCTCCTGACGAATTATGCCGGCTACATGCTGCGCCAGGACGTTCAAAGCCTGGACGACGCCAGCATGATGGTTCAGCACTTTTACGATCTCCTGCCCGTTCTGTCGCAGCACATGGGGGATGCGCCTCGACCGGCGATACCCCAGGCAAGAATCGACTCGATCAAGGCTCGGATCGAGGAAAATCTGTCCAATAGCGATTACTCCGTCAACGAGGTCGCCGAGGCCGAAGGCATAACGCCGCGCGCGGTTCAGAAATTCTTTAGCCGTGAGGGAACGACGTTCTCGCGCTATGTTCTCGAACAACGTCTGGTCATCGCCAAGGCGATGATCATCGCGGAAGGAGCGGCCCTGCCGATCAGCCAGATCGCGTATCGAGTCGGCTTCAACGACCTGTCCTATTTCAATCGGACTTTCCGCAGCCGATATGGCATGAAGCCATCCGAATGGCGAAAGCTCGCGGCAGGGCGGGACGCTGAGACTGACCCCGGCCGGAACGCCTGA
- a CDS encoding iron complex outermembrane recepter protein, with translation MIEGRGVRVWVWTSVGLAALSSGAVAQEAQTGQAAQSSATNLQEIVVTGSRAPQQISQTANTIYVVDSKKIEFEARSGKSLQQILADTVPSFDPASAGSRTSYGQNLRGRTALILIDGVSMNSARSLSRQFDSIDPFNIERVEVLSGATSIYGGNATGGIINIITKKGKDAEEGFHAEATGGLGSGFRGSNDLDGNVGAAVTYNSDRWDGRFSVSGNKTGAFYGGGGALLIPDITQTSTAFNQRIDLMGSVGIQIDDNRRLELSGQYFDSKQDSDYGLFYGVNFAALTKPSLFETRPGYKSDFNPQTTRSMFNVTYTDDDFLGQKLLLQGAFRSERLKFNPFPSSSSFTGSYFAGSGQDTDYYSVKAAMVSEPMDSLKLTYGIDADRDSFTSRQNVFDLATAAKTGGMDFRTIGVTGLYPAIDVSTIAGFVEASYEATDRLTLSGGLRYQFVNTKVSSFVGAAQQVAILQGRATSAAAIPGGEVNYDALLVNAGATYQLGPDQQIYGNFSQGFELPDPAKYYGVGTYALSGGVFSLVNSVNVGSSALQAIKTNSVELGYRLDDGKYNLEAAAFYSFSDKSIQLNRSTLAVDVVNRDRRVYGIEGSAGVKFDNGFNVGVLGQWVQTEVRGNNGWVNDTVGTASVSKLGGYVGWDKDALSLRFSGQHVFSLTDADNFKIDGYTLFDLTGSYTFENTKTTLNFGVQNVFDTQYTTVWGSRAKALYGALADKSIFDYKGRGRTFAISLTKVF, from the coding sequence ATGATCGAGGGGCGTGGGGTTCGCGTATGGGTTTGGACGTCGGTTGGACTGGCCGCGTTGTCGTCGGGGGCTGTCGCGCAGGAAGCGCAGACGGGTCAAGCAGCACAATCCTCCGCCACCAACCTTCAAGAAATCGTCGTAACGGGTTCGCGGGCGCCGCAGCAGATTTCGCAAACGGCCAATACGATCTACGTGGTCGATTCCAAAAAGATCGAGTTCGAGGCCAGATCCGGCAAGAGCCTGCAGCAGATCCTCGCGGATACGGTCCCGAGCTTCGATCCGGCGAGTGCCGGCTCCAGAACCTCCTACGGCCAGAACCTACGCGGCCGCACGGCGCTGATCCTCATTGACGGCGTTTCGATGAATTCCGCCCGATCGCTCAGCCGACAGTTCGATTCGATCGATCCGTTCAACATCGAGCGCGTCGAGGTTCTCTCAGGCGCAACATCGATCTATGGCGGAAACGCCACCGGCGGCATCATCAACATCATCACCAAGAAGGGCAAGGATGCCGAGGAAGGCTTCCATGCGGAAGCGACTGGCGGCCTCGGCTCAGGCTTTCGCGGCAGCAACGATCTCGATGGAAATGTCGGAGCGGCAGTCACCTACAATAGCGACAGATGGGACGGCCGTTTCTCCGTTTCCGGCAACAAGACCGGCGCGTTCTACGGCGGCGGCGGGGCGCTCCTGATCCCGGATATCACGCAGACATCGACCGCATTCAATCAGCGTATCGATCTGATGGGGTCGGTCGGAATTCAGATTGACGACAATCGGCGCCTGGAGCTTTCAGGCCAGTATTTCGATAGCAAGCAGGACTCCGATTACGGGCTCTTTTACGGTGTGAACTTTGCCGCGCTGACAAAGCCTTCGCTGTTCGAGACGCGGCCAGGCTACAAGTCCGACTTCAACCCGCAGACCACCCGCTCGATGTTCAACGTCACCTATACGGATGACGATTTTCTCGGGCAGAAGCTTCTGTTGCAAGGCGCTTTCCGAAGCGAAAGGCTGAAATTCAATCCGTTCCCGTCGTCGAGTTCCTTCACCGGCTCTTATTTCGCCGGTAGCGGGCAGGATACGGATTACTACAGCGTCAAGGCGGCGATGGTCTCGGAGCCGATGGACAGCCTGAAGCTCACATACGGTATCGATGCTGACCGGGATTCCTTTACGTCGCGCCAGAACGTCTTCGACCTTGCGACGGCAGCGAAGACCGGGGGCATGGATTTCCGCACGATCGGCGTGACGGGGCTTTACCCGGCCATCGACGTCTCCACGATCGCAGGCTTTGTGGAAGCCTCCTACGAGGCCACCGACCGGCTGACGCTGAGCGGCGGTTTGCGCTACCAGTTCGTCAACACCAAGGTGTCAAGTTTTGTCGGCGCCGCGCAGCAGGTGGCGATCCTTCAGGGCCGGGCAACCTCCGCAGCCGCAATCCCCGGCGGCGAGGTCAATTATGACGCCTTGCTGGTCAATGCGGGCGCGACCTATCAACTGGGTCCCGATCAGCAGATATACGGCAATTTCAGCCAGGGCTTCGAACTGCCCGATCCCGCGAAGTATTACGGTGTCGGCACCTATGCGCTTTCCGGCGGAGTGTTCAGCCTCGTCAACAGCGTGAATGTCGGGTCGTCCGCGCTACAGGCCATCAAGACCAATTCCGTTGAGCTCGGCTATCGTCTCGATGACGGCAAGTACAATCTGGAAGCGGCTGCCTTCTACTCCTTCTCCGACAAGTCGATCCAGCTCAACCGATCGACGCTGGCCGTGGACGTCGTCAATCGTGACAGGCGGGTTTACGGGATCGAAGGCTCTGCCGGCGTCAAGTTCGACAACGGTTTCAATGTCGGGGTCCTGGGCCAGTGGGTGCAGACCGAGGTCAGGGGCAACAACGGCTGGGTGAACGACACGGTCGGAACGGCCAGCGTATCCAAGCTTGGCGGCTATGTCGGCTGGGACAAGGATGCGTTGTCGCTGCGCTTTTCGGGCCAGCACGTCTTCAGCCTGACCGATGCCGACAACTTCAAGATCGACGGTTACACGCTCTTCGACCTGACGGGCAGCTATACGTTCGAAAACACCAAGACCACCCTCAATTTTGGTGTTCAGAACGTCTTCGATACACAGTACACCACGGTCTGGGGATCACGAGCGAAGGCGCTCTACGGCGCGCTCGCCGACAAGTCTATCTTCGATTACAAGGGCCGCGGCCGCACATTCGCGATCTCGTTGACCAAGGTCTTCTGA
- a CDS encoding Protein N-acetyltransferase, RimJ/RimL family, with the protein MRTTTAKSANHEGSAPYRCFTGDGAGSLSVTRKGAVLAARDSRGRWMEARHANGALSVFATGEGLTVDVRWRFLSALLGFVFSTEPGTARLDLVDDGWRPASSDLAAVEAISNAGALSVRADMFWQVARLWTPAPSLAYPRYEIFDGRTLHPMRPPKPEGLVYSRFIPWLGGVISLHVATLDDLSDLHRWMNQPRVDEFWHEAGDMAYHERYLAGMIADPHVIPLIARFEEQSFGYFEVYWAKEDIIGPFCAAGDYDRGCHVIIGEETCRGRGWFTAWLPSLLHFMFLDDPRTERIVQEPDIKHSRQLRNLQRSGFCLSATVDLPAKRAAIVEISRRKFFGERLWHPVEDDRKTL; encoded by the coding sequence TTGCGCACTACGACCGCCAAGTCCGCCAACCATGAAGGGTCGGCTCCCTATCGCTGCTTCACCGGCGATGGGGCGGGAAGCCTCAGCGTGACCCGGAAGGGCGCGGTTCTGGCGGCACGCGATTCCCGCGGCAGGTGGATGGAGGCCCGCCATGCCAACGGCGCTCTGTCTGTCTTCGCTACCGGTGAAGGGCTGACCGTTGACGTGCGCTGGCGTTTCCTTTCGGCGCTCCTCGGCTTCGTCTTTTCGACGGAGCCAGGGACGGCGAGGCTCGATCTGGTCGACGACGGCTGGCGGCCGGCATCTTCGGATCTCGCTGCTGTCGAGGCAATCTCCAATGCCGGAGCCTTGAGTGTCAGGGCCGACATGTTCTGGCAAGTTGCGCGTCTGTGGACGCCCGCGCCAAGCCTTGCGTATCCGCGTTATGAGATTTTCGACGGCCGGACCTTGCATCCCATGCGGCCGCCGAAACCCGAAGGTCTGGTCTATTCCCGTTTCATTCCCTGGCTCGGCGGGGTGATCTCGCTGCATGTTGCCACGCTCGATGACCTGTCCGACCTGCATCGCTGGATGAACCAGCCACGCGTCGACGAATTCTGGCACGAAGCCGGAGACATGGCCTATCACGAACGCTATCTGGCCGGCATGATCGCCGATCCCCATGTCATTCCCCTGATCGCACGGTTTGAGGAGCAATCCTTCGGCTATTTCGAAGTCTATTGGGCCAAGGAAGACATTATCGGTCCATTCTGCGCGGCCGGCGATTATGACAGGGGTTGCCATGTCATCATCGGTGAGGAGACGTGCCGCGGTCGGGGCTGGTTTACCGCCTGGCTCCCCTCGCTCCTGCACTTCATGTTTCTGGATGATCCGCGGACCGAACGGATCGTTCAGGAGCCCGACATCAAGCACAGCCGCCAGCTTCGCAATCTCCAGCGTTCAGGCTTTTGCCTGAGCGCTACCGTTGACCTGCCAGCCAAACGCGCTGCCATCGTCGAGATATCCCGCCGGAAGTTCTTCGGCGAGCGTCTCTGGCATCCGGTTGAAGATGATCGAAAGACCCTGTGA
- a CDS encoding NADPH-dependent ferric siderophore reductase, contains FAD-binding and SIP domains — MTEDFPVDFTLKAHAALPEPEQCLLLLVEHLREHDGRLEEQEGAFLVSLPDIQGRIWCEDGLLHVDTRCSDAETAYFVKTWLDGVFRHLAGTEPLQIDWEENWGAGRLPPSFTILKVEGLQRITSWMMRVTLKCPDVARFDRPDALHVQVLINFASAAGAAGREPPSPIWRRYTVRAVDRARSTIDLDVFLHGEAGPGAAWIAALRIGDLVGVAGPSGGSIGSADRFLIAGDETAVPAISRILGLIPGHCRGEVLIEIADGGERLPLEMPGGFNLTWLARRKDAASVLEGAVTSFLARRSTQKSFVWVACEATVASRIRKQVRTRAQRDHLDHLIAGYWKRGHGASS, encoded by the coding sequence ATGACAGAAGATTTTCCCGTCGACTTCACGCTCAAGGCGCATGCGGCGCTGCCTGAGCCTGAACAGTGCCTACTGCTCCTCGTGGAACACCTCAGGGAGCACGATGGCAGGCTTGAGGAGCAGGAGGGCGCTTTCCTGGTCTCGTTGCCCGATATTCAGGGCCGGATCTGGTGCGAGGACGGCCTGCTCCATGTGGACACACGCTGCAGCGATGCGGAGACGGCCTATTTCGTGAAAACCTGGTTGGACGGCGTCTTCCGCCATCTGGCGGGCACCGAACCACTGCAGATCGACTGGGAGGAAAACTGGGGCGCCGGGCGGCTGCCGCCAAGCTTCACGATCCTGAAGGTCGAGGGACTGCAGCGGATAACATCATGGATGATGCGCGTGACGCTGAAGTGTCCCGACGTCGCACGCTTCGACCGTCCGGATGCTTTGCATGTTCAGGTCCTGATCAATTTCGCGAGTGCTGCCGGTGCAGCGGGCAGGGAGCCGCCATCGCCGATCTGGCGCCGGTATACCGTCCGCGCCGTCGATCGTGCGAGAAGCACCATCGATCTTGATGTCTTCCTGCACGGCGAGGCCGGGCCGGGCGCGGCATGGATCGCCGCCCTACGGATCGGCGACCTCGTGGGTGTTGCCGGGCCCAGTGGCGGGAGTATCGGCTCGGCCGACCGTTTTCTGATCGCCGGGGACGAGACAGCGGTGCCTGCCATCTCTCGAATTCTCGGGCTCATTCCAGGACATTGTCGCGGTGAGGTCTTGATCGAAATCGCAGACGGCGGGGAAAGACTCCCGCTTGAGATGCCCGGCGGATTCAACCTGACCTGGCTTGCGAGGCGCAAGGATGCCGCCTCGGTTCTGGAAGGCGCCGTCACCAGCTTCCTTGCCCGCAGATCGACGCAGAAGAGCTTTGTCTGGGTTGCCTGCGAGGCAACTGTGGCGTCCCGTATTCGAAAACAGGTGAGGACAAGGGCGCAGCGCGACCATCTCGATCATTTGATCGCAGGCTATTGGAAGCGGGGGCACGGGGCGTCGTCCTGA
- a CDS encoding transcriptional regulator, LysR family: protein MSELNYHHLRYFRAVAHDGNLTRTAARLNLSQSALSIQIKQLEHRLGHALFERQGRQLYLTEAGRIALDHADTIFSTGEELVETLKQAGRTRRAIRIGALATLSRNFQVEFLRPLLGRADVDLILRSGSTSELLGALETLNLDIVLLNQAPMADAVTPLIAQQVYQQRVSLVGRPSHGVPGATLSELLARHPVVLPTLESGVRTQFDALVARLGLSPQIAAEVDDMAMMRLLAREGAGLAVLPPIVVKGELEAGMLVEFDALPGVVESFYAVTVKRRFPNPMIGPLLNPIESTITDHLNV, encoded by the coding sequence ATGTCCGAACTGAACTATCATCATCTCCGCTATTTCCGTGCTGTCGCTCACGACGGCAATCTGACACGCACGGCGGCGAGGCTGAACCTTTCGCAATCGGCGTTGTCGATCCAGATCAAGCAGCTGGAGCACCGGCTGGGGCACGCGTTGTTTGAGCGGCAGGGGCGGCAACTCTACCTCACCGAGGCAGGGCGGATTGCGCTCGACCATGCGGACACCATCTTCTCCACCGGAGAGGAACTCGTCGAAACGCTGAAGCAGGCGGGGCGGACCCGGCGGGCTATCCGCATCGGTGCGCTGGCGACACTGTCGAGAAACTTCCAGGTGGAGTTCTTGCGTCCGCTCCTTGGCCGTGCGGATGTCGACCTGATTCTGCGGTCCGGGAGTACGAGCGAACTCCTCGGTGCGCTTGAGACCCTGAACCTGGATATCGTGCTACTCAATCAGGCGCCGATGGCCGATGCCGTGACGCCGCTGATTGCCCAGCAGGTCTATCAGCAGCGCGTCAGTCTCGTCGGCAGGCCCTCCCATGGGGTGCCGGGCGCCACGCTTTCGGAGTTGCTCGCGCGGCATCCGGTGGTTCTCCCGACGCTGGAGAGCGGTGTGCGGACGCAATTTGACGCGCTTGTCGCAAGGCTGGGACTGTCGCCGCAGATCGCGGCCGAAGTGGACGACATGGCGATGATGCGCCTGTTGGCGCGCGAAGGAGCCGGGCTTGCCGTGTTGCCGCCGATCGTGGTGAAAGGCGAGCTGGAGGCGGGGATGTTGGTCGAGTTCGACGCATTACCCGGGGTCGTCGAGTCGTTCTACGCGGTGACCGTGAAGCGTCGGTTTCCCAATCCGATGATCGGGCCGCTGCTCAATCCGATCGAATCCACCATCACCGACCACCTCAACGTTTGA